From the Leptolyngbya sp. O-77 genome, one window contains:
- a CDS encoding carbohydrate ABC transporter permease produces the protein MSPRFQRPGGGDRPSQDTLTAWLFLAPALTFLGVFVFFPIAYLAYLSLTQGSFTRSGVHWVGLGNYERLLATPDFWQVLGNTVYFTVATVLPSLVLPLGLAVLLNRAVKFRDWLRAAYFIPSITSLVAVGLGWRWLFQTDGPVNAALGWLGVDPIPWLGSTTWAMPVLILFSIWKQLGFNLVVFLAGLQTIPQSRYEAAELDGANDWQQFWHITLPGLRPTLIFAIVTTTLFTLRSFEQPYVITGGGPLNTTNLLVYYVYTEAFAQFDFGYAAAAATLLLLVTLLLIYLQFTRMNE, from the coding sequence ATGTCCCCAAGGTTTCAAAGGCCCGGTGGGGGCGATCGCCCTTCACAGGATACCCTCACTGCATGGCTGTTTCTCGCCCCAGCGCTGACGTTTTTAGGCGTTTTTGTATTTTTCCCGATTGCCTATCTCGCCTATCTCAGCCTGACCCAGGGCAGCTTCACTCGCAGCGGCGTGCATTGGGTGGGTTTAGGAAACTACGAACGCTTGCTGGCTACGCCCGATTTCTGGCAGGTCTTGGGCAATACGGTTTACTTCACCGTGGCAACCGTCCTGCCCAGCTTGGTCTTGCCGCTTGGATTGGCTGTGTTGCTAAATCGAGCCGTGAAGTTTCGGGACTGGCTGCGAGCGGCCTATTTCATCCCTTCGATTACGTCTTTGGTCGCCGTAGGTCTGGGCTGGCGCTGGCTATTTCAAACCGACGGCCCCGTCAATGCGGCGCTGGGCTGGCTGGGGGTTGATCCAATTCCGTGGCTGGGCAGCACTACTTGGGCCATGCCCGTGCTAATTTTGTTCAGCATTTGGAAGCAGCTTGGATTTAACCTCGTCGTTTTTTTAGCAGGGCTGCAAACCATTCCCCAAAGCCGCTACGAAGCCGCCGAGCTAGACGGAGCCAATGACTGGCAGCAGTTTTGGCACATTACACTCCCCGGACTGCGACCGACTCTGATCTTTGCCATTGTCACAACGACCCTCTTCACGCTCCGCAGCTTCGAGCAGCCCTACGTGATCACAGGCGGCGGCCCGCTGAATACCACGAACCTACTGGTCTATTACGTCTACACCGAAGCCTTCGCCCAGTTTGATTTTGGCTATGCGGCGGCGGCGGCGACCCTGCTGCTGCTCGTCACGCTGCTGCTGATTTATCTCCAGTTCACAAGGATGAACGAATAA
- a CDS encoding pentapeptide repeat-containing protein yields MDRKDIMALLTVAVFLGSLVTAVGLVRMGNAAKAGRVNQLLRTKACVSCDLERVRLNNAELDEVDLQYANLQDVLMRGADLKRANLSSANLTRAALDRADLRKGLLTDATLGGAVLMDARLEEADLRRAYLGDADLERARLNAAYLGEAIFSRANLRAATLNRAYLVGANLGEANLTGVDARNADMRRAYLGNARLKDARLRNANLSRANLTRTDMRRARLQQTALNDTDLTAANLSEANLTAASLLRANLGRAQLPGATLQRANLQSANLRRSDLTGANLTDANLTGASLNGAKLDGAILCRTTMPDGAIAHDDCPVPLDPFAPNSPTTPRKLLPPAFHPQKPRLLELPRPCPRPDSEFASRSFGSHFPHQAPP; encoded by the coding sequence ATGGATCGAAAAGATATCATGGCGCTGCTAACGGTCGCCGTCTTTTTGGGATCGCTGGTCACCGCCGTGGGATTGGTTCGTATGGGCAATGCCGCAAAGGCCGGGCGAGTGAACCAGCTCTTGCGGACGAAAGCCTGCGTCAGTTGTGACCTGGAGCGCGTCAGGCTGAATAATGCAGAACTCGATGAAGTAGACCTACAATATGCCAACCTCCAGGATGTCTTGATGCGCGGGGCTGACCTGAAGCGGGCAAACCTGAGTAGTGCCAACCTGACCAGAGCCGCCCTGGACAGAGCCGATCTGCGGAAGGGGCTGCTGACAGATGCGACGCTGGGTGGAGCCGTGTTGATGGACGCGCGACTAGAAGAAGCCGACCTGCGGCGGGCTTATCTAGGGGATGCCGACCTAGAGCGGGCCCGGCTCAATGCGGCCTATCTGGGGGAAGCGATTTTTAGTCGGGCAAATTTGCGGGCAGCCACGCTCAACCGAGCCTACTTGGTTGGGGCCAACTTGGGCGAGGCCAACTTGACCGGCGTGGATGCTCGAAATGCCGATATGCGGCGGGCTTACTTGGGCAATGCACGACTCAAGGATGCGCGGCTTCGCAATGCCAACCTGTCGCGGGCCAACCTGACCCGCACCGACATGCGCCGCGCCAGGCTGCAACAGACTGCACTCAATGATACTGACCTGACGGCAGCCAACTTGAGTGAGGCAAACCTGACGGCAGCCAGTCTGCTGCGGGCCAATCTGGGGCGGGCCCAACTGCCAGGGGCGACCCTGCAACGGGCAAACCTGCAATCGGCCAACCTACGGCGCTCTGACCTGACGGGGGCGAACCTGACCGACGCAAATCTAACGGGGGCGAGCTTGAACGGCGCAAAGCTGGACGGGGCGATTCTTTGCCGCACGACGATGCCCGATGGGGCGATCGCCCACGATGATTGCCCCGTTCCCCTCGATCCGTTCGCTCCCAATTCACCAACCACTCCCCGAAAGCTCCTGCCGCCCGCGTTTCAC